Proteins encoded in a region of the Capra hircus breed San Clemente chromosome 3, ASM170441v1, whole genome shotgun sequence genome:
- the CSF1 gene encoding macrophage colony-stimulating factor 1 isoform X1, which produces MTARGAAGRCPPTTWLGRLLLLACLLVSSGATEEVSENCSHMIGNGHLLFLQQLIDSQMETSCQISFEFVDQEQLDDPVCYLKKAFLLVQDIMEDTMRFKDNTPNAKAIVQLQELSLRLKSCFTMDYDEQDKACVRTFHETPLQLLEKIKNVFNETKNLLKKDWNVFSKNCNNSFAKCSSHDVVTKPDCNCLYPKATPSSDLASVSPQQSPTPSTAPMAGLTWADSEATDGSSLLPREQALRTVDPGSAKQRPPRSTCQSFESPETPRVEGRPTGDSPQPGPSVGAHVTGMEDILDSLLGANMALEEASGEASEGPIPQGAELSFYSLGGRSVQAEPVSPSHILPASSALSGSGKRLRLADATSTHLPTLGPMRPTEAWSHTPEKTERPSALPRDHQEPGLAKTPALRPQGLSSPSAPSSQPKLPRSHSWGHVLSLGELEGRRSTRDRRSLAELKGGQASEGAARPPARFNSVPLTDTGHERQHKEASNPQLPGFVFRLLVPSIILVLLAVGGLLFYRRRRRSHREPQMVDSPMEQPEGSLLAQEKDRQEELPV; this is translated from the exons ATGACCGCGCGGGGCGCCGCCGGGCGCTGCCCTCCCACG ACATGGCTGGGCCGTCTGCTGCTGCTGGCCTGTCTCCTGGTGAGCAGTGGTGCTACTGAGGAGGTGTCGGAGAACTGTAGCCACATGATTGGGAACGGACACCTGCTGTTCCTACAGCAGCTG ATTGACAGTCAGATGGAGACCTCGTGCCAAATTTCCTTCGAGTTTGTAGACCAGGAGCAGTTG GACGATCCCGTGTGCTACCTTAAGAAGGCATTTCTCCTGGTGCAAGACATAATGGAGGATACCATGCGCTTCAAAGACAACACCCCCAATGCCAAAGCCATTGTCCAGCTCCAGGAACTCTCTCTGAGGCTGAAGAGCTGCTTCACCATGGACTATGATGAGCAGGACAAG GCTTGTGTCCGAACATTCCATGAGACGCCTCTCCAGTTGCTGGAGAAGATCAAGAATGTctttaatgaaacaaaaaatctCCTTAAAAAGGACTGGAACGTTTTCAGCAAGAACTGCAACAACAGCTTTGCTAAATGCTCCAGCCATG ATGTGGTGACCAAGCCTGATTGCAACTGCCTGTACCCCAAAGCCACCCCTAGCAGTGACCTGGCCTCTGTCTCCCCTCAGcagtcccccaccccctccacagcCCCTATGGCTGGCTTGACCTGGGCTGACTCTGAGGCAACAGACGGCAGCTCCCTCTTGCCCAGAGAGCAGGCCCTTCGCACAGTGGACCCGGGCAGTGCCAAGCAGCGACCACCCAGGAGCACCTGCCAGAGCTTTGAGTCGCCAGAGACCCCACGCGTTGAGGGCCGTCCCACTGGAGATTCTCCTCAGCCTGGCCCTTCGGTTGGAGCCCATGTCACTGGGATGGAAGACATTCTTGACTCTCTGCTGGGTGCTAACATGGCCCTGGAAGAGGCCTCTGGAGAGGCTAGTGAGGGTCCTATACCCCAAGGGGCAGAGCTTTCCTTCTACAGTCTGGGAGGACGCAGCGTCCAGGCAGAGCCTGTCAGCCCCAGTCACATCCTCCCAGCATCTTCAGCACTCTCTGGATCAGGAAAGAGGCTGCGGCTTGCGGATGCAACTAGCACACACCTGCCCACCCTGGGCCCCATGAGACCCACTGAGGCCTGGAGTCACACACCTGAGAAGACAGAACGTCCCTCTGCCTTGCCCAGAGACCACCAGGAGCCAGGCTTGGCCAAGACACCAGCACTGCGCCCGCAAGGCCTCAGCAGTCCCTCCGCCCCCTCTTCTCAGCCAAAGCTCCCCAGAAGCCATTCCTGGGGCCACGTGCTGTCCCTTGGGGagctggaaggcaggaggagcaccAGGGACCGGAGGAGTCTCGCAGAGCTGAAAGGAGGACAAGCAAGTGAGGGGGCGGCCAGGCCCCCGGCCCGTTTTAACTCCGTTCCTTTGACTGACACAGGCCATGAGAGGCAGCACAAGGAAGCCTCCAACCCCCAGCTCCCTGGTTTTGTCTTCCGCCTGCTGGTGCCCAGTATCATCCTGGTCTTGCTGGCCGTCGGCGGGCTCCTGTTCtacaggcggcggcggcgg AGCCATCGAGAGCCGCAGATGGTGGATTCTCCCATGGAGCAACCAGAGGGCAG CCTCCTGGCCCAGGAGAAGGACAGACAGGAGGAGCTGCCAGTGTAG
- the CSF1 gene encoding macrophage colony-stimulating factor 1 isoform X2, giving the protein MTARGAAGRCPPTTWLGRLLLLACLLVSSGATEEVSENCSHMIGNGHLLFLQQLIDSQMETSCQISFEFVDQEQLDDPVCYLKKAFLLVQDIMEDTMRFKDNTPNAKAIVQLQELSLRLKSCFTMDYDEQDKACVRTFHETPLQLLEKIKNVFNETKNLLKKDWNVFSKNCNNSFAKCSSHGHERQHKEASNPQLPGFVFRLLVPSIILVLLAVGGLLFYRRRRRSHREPQMVDSPMEQPEGSLLAQEKDRQEELPV; this is encoded by the exons ATGACCGCGCGGGGCGCCGCCGGGCGCTGCCCTCCCACG ACATGGCTGGGCCGTCTGCTGCTGCTGGCCTGTCTCCTGGTGAGCAGTGGTGCTACTGAGGAGGTGTCGGAGAACTGTAGCCACATGATTGGGAACGGACACCTGCTGTTCCTACAGCAGCTG ATTGACAGTCAGATGGAGACCTCGTGCCAAATTTCCTTCGAGTTTGTAGACCAGGAGCAGTTG GACGATCCCGTGTGCTACCTTAAGAAGGCATTTCTCCTGGTGCAAGACATAATGGAGGATACCATGCGCTTCAAAGACAACACCCCCAATGCCAAAGCCATTGTCCAGCTCCAGGAACTCTCTCTGAGGCTGAAGAGCTGCTTCACCATGGACTATGATGAGCAGGACAAG GCTTGTGTCCGAACATTCCATGAGACGCCTCTCCAGTTGCTGGAGAAGATCAAGAATGTctttaatgaaacaaaaaatctCCTTAAAAAGGACTGGAACGTTTTCAGCAAGAACTGCAACAACAGCTTTGCTAAATGCTCCAGCCATG GCCATGAGAGGCAGCACAAGGAAGCCTCCAACCCCCAGCTCCCTGGTTTTGTCTTCCGCCTGCTGGTGCCCAGTATCATCCTGGTCTTGCTGGCCGTCGGCGGGCTCCTGTTCtacaggcggcggcggcgg AGCCATCGAGAGCCGCAGATGGTGGATTCTCCCATGGAGCAACCAGAGGGCAG CCTCCTGGCCCAGGAGAAGGACAGACAGGAGGAGCTGCCAGTGTAG